In Nitrospinota bacterium, the genomic window TACCCTCCATTATTCCCATACGGACCGCTCTCCTTTATCGTGTCACACAATCCCGGCGGCGCGCTTGAATCCGTCCAGCCCGTCGCGGGTGATCAGTTTATGATACACAAGGTAATCTTCAAGCCTGTAAATTTTCTGCTCGGCCAGCGCCTGGCTTAACAGCGCGGCGTCTATTCTCCGCTTGGCCACGAGCCAGTCCCCCAGCCGAAGCGCGTTCACCCGTTTGGAAAACAGCTTGGTGAAGCTCTCCTTGGTCATGATTCCCAGCTTTTCCATGAGGGAGACCACATTGACCTTCGCATCCGGATGGGAAGCTATTTTTGCGTGGTTTTCATCGCTCAAATAGCCGTCATTGGCCAGTTTTTCACAGAAGCTGAGGTATAGCTGGTTGTTTTCCATGAAAAACTCCTCGACATCCTCCCGGCGTATATATCCGCGCTCCACCAGGATGTCCCCCAGATAACGCCTGCCCTCGCTGTCGAGCTTGTTGCGGAAGCCCAGAAAAGCGATGAAGTTTTCCTTTGAGACCATCCCGCCGTTTATAAGCGCCCTTGCAAGCCTCGCTTCATTAGGATCAAGACGTTCAAGGCCAGGTTCTATTTCCGTGCCGGGCATCATTTTCCCACAAGCGGTTTTAAAGCGAATAAAGCGTAATTCTATGCTTAATGCCGGGTGAACTCAAGGACAAAGGGCCGCCGCCCCCGCGCCTTCATCCCCAATAAAAGGCGGCCGAGAGCAACAAAGTGAAAGCCGAGCTTAAACGCATTTCCGAATAGCCCACCTGCATAGGCCCAGGCGGGGGCGAGGTGTTTTTCATATCGAGCCGGAATTTCGCCGACGCCAGCAAAAACGGCGGAAAAGCGGTCCATGGCGCAACGCCCAGGGACGCGGCCACGATGACGGCGGCGATCCCAAGGCATGCCATGTGTATCATCAGCTCTTTTTTGAACCACGCGGTCTTTTCCGCGGCCGAGCCAAAGGACGCTCCGGAACGTATCCCCAGAAGAGTTTTCCTGGCCGTCATCACCCTGTCGAAAAACCAGATAAGGCAAAGCAGGTACACGATGACGGAGGCTGGAGTTATCTGTCCGGTCTGGGTGTAGCTTGCGGCGGGGGCCGTGAGCGTGAGCCCGGCCACGCCGGTCAATTCCACCCAAAGCTCCCGCTGAATCCTCGATGCCCCCGCCCACATCTTAAGTCCGCCAAGCGCCGCCCCCGCCGCCGCAAAAATAAAAAGCCCCCAGCGGCCGTACAATATCAAAAGGGGTGAGAAGAATATAACGGCGCAGATCGAATATATGACAAGCCACGCAAGTCCGCGGTCCCTGGCCTGGGCCGATAAAGGCGCAAAGACCATTTTAAACGGTTCCACAATCATCATCCCGGACACAACGGCGGCCGATAGCAACAACGCCGCCATGAGTTTGAACCCGTCATCGGCGTGAACACTCAGCGATCCGGCAAGCAATGGAGCCAGAATCAGGACCCAAATACCATGTTCTTTGGGCAAAACAGGTTTTCCCGGCGCAAACATTTTAGTTATCTACCCACTCCATTTCATAAAATACCAAGGCCATGGCAAGACATTGGACAACAATGCCATGCAACAACTTTATACGCCAAAAGCTATCGTACGCCATACGACTTTTATCATGAAATATTCAATCCATGAAACATGTTGAGACACGCTGTATTTTTTTATTATTGTTTCTTATTGGAGCAAGGTGTATCATTCCGGGGTAAAGTGGTGTCCCTCCGTCATAAATTATATCGTTTATTGGTGGAAATAAATGCTTGAGCAGACAAGTCTTGCCAAAGAGAAGCGGCGGATTCTTATCCAAAGGATAAAGGATATCCCCACACTTCCATCTTCCATCCACAAGATCATACAGTTGGCGGACGATTCATCGTCGACCCCCACTGCGCTGGCGGAGGCCATTTCGAAGGATCCATCCATAAGCTCGTTGATTCTAAGGCTTGTCAATTCCGCATTTTATGGCCATTACAGGCAGATATCGTCCATTTCCCGCGCCGTGGTGATATTGGGTTATAAGACTGTGAAAACGATGGCGTTGGGTGTTTCCATATTTCAGGGAACCTCTGCCCGGGGCCGACAGGTGTTCAATCGCAAGGATTTTTGGACTCACTCGCTTGGAGTGGCCACTTTCACAAAAAAACTGGCCGTCAGGTTCGGCGGAGTGGCCGGGGTGGACGGGGAGACTCTTTTTCTTTCCGGCCTCCTTCATGACATAGGGAAAGTTGCGTTTGACAATTATTTCAACGAAGAATTCGCGGAAGCGGCCGCCGAGGCGCAGAAAAACGGCGAATGGATCGGCATACCCGAACTTAAATATCTTGGCATGGACCATTCCGAAGCCGGGTATTACCTGGCCAGGACCTGGAATTTTCCGCCACAGGTGATCTCCGGGGTCAGGTTTCACCACAGCGTCGCGGAGTGTCCTAAGGAGGACGGGATGGACAAGGCGGCGGCGGTGGTGAGCATCGCCGATTATGTATGCAGAAAGTTGAAAATCGGCTCCGGCGGTGACAATGTGGAAGCCCCTCTGTTCATAGAGGCGCTCAATCTTTGCGGAATAACTCCGGGGGATGTGGAAGCGCTGGCGGTGGACGCCGGCCTTTTGGCGGACAAGGAAATGATCGAATCGTTCGTGAGCGCAAAATGACAGGCGAGATGGAAGAGCTGAAAACTCAAATAGACGACCTTGCAAAGGAGCGCGACATTTACGCCAAGGCGCTGGCGGAGTCCAACGCCGCGTTCCGCGAGAAGGTGAACGAGTTTTCGATCATCCGCCGCATCGGGGACGCCATGCGGTGGAATTTCGACAAAAAGCAGGTGTGCCAGTCCATCGTGGACGTGATAATCGAGGAGACTTCCGCCGAGAATTGCTCATTGTGGCTTGTGGACACTGCGCGCTCCTGCATAAAGCTGGCGGCGGCGCGCGGCCAGAGGGACATGAAGGCCCGGTTTTTCCCGCCGGAGGACCCGAACACGAACCAGATAGCCCTTGGCGAGGGGGTATCCGGATGGGTGGCCAAGAACGGCAAGCCGATGTTGATAAAGGACGTGGCCGAGAGCAACCAGTTCATCGAAATGGGGGCGAAGGCGCCGTCCATAAAATCTCTTTTGTGCATACCCATCACCGGCGGGGACGAGACCGTGGGGGTAATCAACCTTTCCCACCCGGACATTGGCATGTTCTCAAAAGAGAACGAGCGGGTTCTGGCGCTTATCACCAACCACGCGGCGATAGCGTTTGCCAACCTGTTCCTTTTCGAAAAGATTCAATCCTTCAATGAAGAGCTGGAACGGACCGTGGAGGAGCGCACGCGCTCGCTGAGCTTTTCCGAGAGCAAATACCGCACGTTCATGGAAAACGCCGGGGACGCCATCCTTGTGGTGGACAAAGCCGGCGGCAAGATTATCGAGGTGAACAGCCGCGCTTGCGAGTACACGGGCATGTCCAGGGAGGAAATGACCGGCCGGGACATAAATTCGATCCTGGGGGGCGGCCACAGGAACATGTACGACAACATCGTCACCGCGGGATTCGGCCGGATGGAAGGGGTGCCGATGATCACCAGCGGCGGCTACGAGGTGTTTTCGGACATCACGGTGAACGTGATGTCCACCCAAGGGGGGGAATTCGTGCATCTTGTGATCCGCGACATAACCCACAAGCTCAAGCTGGAGGCCAAGCTCAAGGAGTACAACGAGAGCCTGGAGGAGATGGTGCGAAGGCGCACCGAGGAGCTGGAAAAGGCGCAGCAGGAACTGTTGCACGCAAGCAAGATGGCGGCTATAGGCGAGCTTGCCTCCGGCGTGGCGCACGAGATAAACAATCCGTTGGCGGTGATAAGCGGATACGCCGAGGACTTGAGGGACAGGATAAAGTCCAAGGGGCTGGAAATTGTGGGGCACGACGGGATCATGTCCGTGATGGCGATGATCACCACGCAGGCGGAGCGGTGCCTGGAAATAACGCGTTCCCTTCTGAACTTCTCCCGCCGCCAGGAGCTTTATCTGAGCGCCGTGGACCTGAACTACGCCATCCGGGTGACGCAGGGGATGGCCATGCACCGCGCGTCCGATAAAAGGATAGAGATGGACAATTTCATGGACCCCCACCTGCCCCAGGTGGTGACGGACCTGAACATGCTCGAACAGATACTGCTCAACATATTCAACAACGCCGTGGACGCCATAGACGGCGACGGGAAGATATTCACCCGCGTGACCGCGCGGGACGGTTCTGTGCTCATCGAGGTGGAAGACACCGGCCAAGGGATAAAGAATGACAACCTTCCAAAGATATTCGACCCGTTCTTCACCACCAAGCCGGTGGGGAAAGGGACGGGCCTCGGCCTTTCCATAAGCCATCACCTGGCGGAAAGCCTTAAGGGAAAGATAACAGTGGAGAGCGAACCGGGGAGGGGGGCGCGATTCACGCTCACAATACCTGTTGGAATCGAAAACAAGCCAACGCAATGACAAAGGGGTAATCATCAGACATGGACAACCAGAAAATACGCCTGCTAGTGGTGGACGACGAAGACGCATTCCGGGATCTTCTGGTGCGCCGGTTCGACCATTCGGAATTTGAAGTGGCCGGCTGCCCGTCGGGCGAGGCGGCGTTGACCCTCGCCAAGACCAGGCGGTTTGACGTGGGTGTGCTGGACATCAGGATGCCCGGTATTTCCGGCATAGAGCTTCTGCGCGAGATCAAGACCCTTCAGCCGGAGTTCGAGGCGATCATACTTACAGGTCAGGCCACCATTGACTCGGCCATCGAGGCGATGAAACTTGGCGCGTATGATTACCTGGCCAAGCCTTGCAAGCTTCTGGAGCTGGAGATGATCCTGCGCAAGGCATACGAGAAAAAAATGCTGTCGGAGCAGAACATACGGCTCCGGGCGGAAGTGAAACGCCGGATGGCCGAAAGGCAGCTTGTGGGATCGTCCAAGGTGATGGCCAACTTGCGCGGCCAGATAGCAAAGCTGGCGCCCCTGTCCGACCCTATCCTCATCGTCGGCGAGGTGGGATCGGGCAAGGAGATCACGGCGATGACCATCCACAGCCAATCGCCAAGAAAGGACTCCCCTTTCGTCACGCTAAACTGCGGCGTCATCCCCGAAGGGATGCTGGAGGTGGAGCTTTTCGGTCATGAACCGGACGCGTTCATCGGCTCTTCTCGCGTTCGCAAAAGGGGACTTATAGAAATGGCGGAAGGCGGGGCGCTGTTCCTGGACGAGGTGGAGCAGCTATCCCCGGCGATGCAGGTGAAGATACTTCATTTTCTGGACACGGGCGAATTCCGCAGGCTGGGAGGGTTTGACGATATCCCGTCGGACACCAGGCTTTTCCTTGCCACCAGCGACAACCTGATGTCCCAGTCAAAGCGTTCCAAGCTTCGCGAGGACCTTTATTACAAGATATCCACTTTCAGCATCAACGTGCCGCCGCTGCGGGAGCGCAAGGACGACATCCCGGAGTTGGCCGATTACATCATGTCCACCACCAGGATCGGCGCCGGGCCGGCCAAGAAGCTGTCCAAAAAAGCGCTTGAATCGCTGATGGACTACAACTGGCCGGGGAACGTTCGCGAACTTGCCAATGTGCTGGAGCGGGCGATGAGCCTGACGCAGAAAAACGTGATCCAGATGAAAGACCTGCCGTTGAGCTTCGAGAAAAAATCGAAGACGAACAAGAACCGGCATCTTCTGAGCCTGCCGGAAATCGAGCGGGAGCATATTCTTTTTGTCCTGGACGCAGTGAACGGGAACATTTCAAAGGCGTCGAAGATTCTGGGAATCAGTCGGCCCAAACTTTACCGGAAAATGGAGAAGTACCGCTCCAGCCCAAATGTATGAAAATACAGATGGAACGAGATATGACTCAAAAAGGGATGTGATTGTAACGTCATAAAGCAAAGTTGGCCTGCGCCAGGCTTAAAGCGCATCCCTTGCCATTGAGCCATTCGCTTTTCTGTCTGGGCATATAACCAGTAAAAAACACGCAATTTAGTGCGTGTTCAGCTTCTTGGTCCACATTTGAAGGGTCGTTGACACAATATGGCAAAGTTGATAATCTTTATGGACTTTCGCATAAGTAGCAACACCGCGAAAGATTGCGGTATAAACCGCAATATTAATATTTAAGTCTGGTCATTGGGGAGCTTGCAGCCTATGGAATTTACTATCGGCAGGGACGAGTTCTATAAAAGCCTTCAAAGAGCGCAAGGGTTCGTGTCCCCCAAGGGGCCAATGCCGATACTCGCCAACGTTTTTCTCGAAGCTTCGGATTCCGCGATCACGCTTTTCGCGTCGAACCTGGACATCGGCCTGAAAGGTTCGTACGACGCGAAAGTTTCCAAGCCCGGAAAAGTGACTGTGCAGGCCAAGAAGCTCCATGACATAGTGCGGACGCTTCCCCCGGAGGAAATCCTGGTGAAGGTGGACGAGGACGAAAGGCTCCGGGTGATATGCGGCAAGTCCAAGTTCAACCTGGCCACGATAGATCCTGACCAGTTTCCGTCGTTCCCCGAATATGACGAAAAGACGCTCATCGGGCTGGACTCTGAAATGGTGCGTGAAATGATAAGCAAGACCAGCTACGCCATTTCCCATGACGAGACGAGGCTGACCCTGAACGGAGCGTTTCTGGAGGTGGCCCCTTCGAGGGCGAGGATGGTGGCCACGGACGGGCACAGGCTTGCGTTTGTGGAGCGGGACGGCGCCTTCAAGGTGTCCGAGCCGGTGAAGGTGATAATCGCGCGCAAGGCGGTGGGTGAGCTTCAAAAGCTGGTGAGCGAGGATGACGAGCCGTTGCAATTCGTGCAGCGCGAGAACCACGTGATATTTAAAAAAGGCCGGCAGACGATGGTGGTGCGCCTTATCGAGGGGGCCTTCCCGAATTACGAGCAGGTGATACCCAAAGGGAGCGCCCGGCAGGCGACGATAACCACCGCATCCTTCACGGACTGCCTGAAGCGCGTTGCGACCATGGCGGACGAAAAGTCGCACATGATCCGGATGGGATTTGGCGAAGGGAAGGTGGAGATGTCCTCCGAAGGCGGGGAGCTTGGCGAGGCCAGGGACGAGGTGGAAGCGGAATTTGCCGGAGAATCAGTGGAAATCGGGCTTAATGCGGAGTATATAATAGAAATGCTAGGCGCCATGGGGGCCGACAAAGTTGCCTTGAAGATGCAGGACGCTTTAAGCCCGCTTATGGCCGTGGTTCCGGAAGACAGTGGTCTTATTTCCATTGTTATGCCCATGAGGCTTTGATAAATGGCCAATAGCGCGTCCCAAGCCAGGTCTGAATATCTGCAGGAAATCCGGCGCTGGGCCATGACCATGCTGGAAATCCTCAGGCCGTTGCCGGCCAGCGCGGAGAAACAGGGGCTGATCCTGCAGGTGGACAAGCTAAAGGACATGTACAACCTGACGGACCGCGACCTTCCGGCGTACGCGGGAGCCGTGGCGGTGCTCACCCAGAAGGCAACGAACCTTGTGCAGGGGGAAAAACTCCCGATAACATATTCAAAGGAAAAAATAGCCAGCCTGGTGAATTCCGGACTGTTGCGAAGGCTCCTTCTGGAAAACCCGATTCTGCTGGCGCAGGTCAAAGAGTTCATGGACGTAAGTTCCAAGGCCAATCCCGGTTCGTCCACTCTGGACATGCTCTCCAAATCCGGCCACTGAAATAATTCCCGCGGCGATGTCCAAATCGGCCTCTCCCCTGATCGGAATCACAGTGGACACCAATTACGGCTCCGAAGACCGGGAGATCCAGTCCGGCCTGAATCCCCGGGGGCAGTCCGTTTTCTGGCTGAAAAAAAGCTATACCGACGCCGTTGAGAAATCCGGAGGAGTTCCGGTGCTCATACCGGTGGTGGCCACGCCCGCGATAATGGACAGATATCTGGAGATAATAGACGGGCTGATAATTTCCGGCGGCGAGTTCGACATTGATCCGAAGCTGTACGGGGAGCGGAAAATTCCGCTGTGCGGCGCGTTAAAGCCGGACCGGACGTTGATGGAGATGCGGCTTTTGAAAAAGGGACTGAAGATGAAGATGCCGGTGCTTGGCGTCTGCGGCGGCCACCAGGTGATAAATGTGGCGTTCGGCGGTTCGCTTTATCAGGATATCCCCTCGCAGGCCGGCGGCCCGGTGAAACATGAGCAAAAACCGGTTCCGTCCACACAGGCCAGCCACGATGTGGAAATTGCGGAGGGGACTCTTCTTGCCGCCGTCATCGGGGCCAGAAAGATCAAGGTGAATTCAACCCATCATCAGGGGATCAAGAAGCTTGGGCGTGGCCTTTGCGCCAGCGGCAAGGCGATTGATGGGCTTGTGGAAGCCGTTGAACGCAAAGGGGATAAAGGACCTTTCCTTTTGGGGACGCAATGGCATCCGGAGCAGCTTTATAACAAGGACCAGGCGAGCAGGAAAATCTTCAAAAAGTTCATGGAAGCCTGCGTGGTTTTCAATTCATTGAAAACCAAGATAAAAAGATAGCGGATTAATTCGAAAAATCCGTATTTTTCAGGACAATTGTCTATACAATCCCGCCGTAAAGGGGCTATATTAGACTTATCCCCATTCCCCGCTGGAAGTGTAAACTTCGATAGCGAGGGCCGAAAATGCCTCACGCAACATGTTATAAGCTGTTGGGCGGAGGTCTGCGCCGGAGAGTCCAGGCGCCACTTAAAGGCAAATCCGGGCTGACCCTTATAGAGATACTCATCTCCATTGTGATACTTGCGGTGGGCATTCTTGGTGTCACCGCCATGCAGACGGCATCCATGGGGGGCGAGCTTTTAAGCCGCAACCTGGACTCCTGCGTGAACACCGTCTCCGACGCTTTGGACCGGATCCAGGTCAACGCCGAAAATATCAGCGAATATAAAACCGGCGGAGCCCTGGTCATCGATCCGCAAAATCCCTCACCGCCAAGCGGGACCACCGCGCTCAACGATTATAACGCCATCATGGCCAAGATGGCCGACGTCACAAGCGGCGGCATGCAGATGCAAAAAGCCAAACTTACCATCACCTTCCAGAGCGACTTTCCATTGGCCGGGGTGGACAGCGTGACGGCCTCCATGACATGGGACAGGAAAGGAAAGACTGAAACATGCCAGGTGACAAATTTGGTGTACAAGCCATGAACACACAGAAAATGACTCGCGGATCACGGCCATCCGGGCGCGGAGGATTCACGTTGATCGAACTTTTGATCGCCTCGGCGATAGGGGCGATAGTGCTTGCGGGGGCGGTGCAGATGTTCCGCAGCAACAGGATAGCGTATGACATCGTGATTGAAATGAAGACCATGGAGGAGAACGGCCGCGTGGCGCTGGACATGATCTCCCGCGATTTCCGTTCCGCCAGTTCGCTTTGGCCGCTGGACAACCAGGACGGTGCGTATGCAACCTCCCAGGCTTCCCTTGGGGTCAAACCGGGGACGGATATTGTGGAGATATTCGCTTCGCTGCTTTCGCAGCCGATAAAAGTCCCGTCGGGAAATTTCAACGACGCGGCGGCCAACTTGCAAGTTTCATCCGCCGGGCTTGTGGGGCTGCCAAATTACAGCACGGGTCTTCCCAGTAGCCAGGTTAGCGGCGTATTGGAGCCTTATAACGTGCTTATATACGATTGCTCGGCCCCTTCAAATAGATGCTCACAGGACATCACAAGCGGCCAGTTCAACGGCCAGTCGGACATAAGGATAAATTACAACCGGGGCAACTCCTGCGGAGACGCCACACTTTACGGCAAGGCGCCGGATGTTGAGCCAGCCACCATGTTCGCCAGCGTTTTCTCCGATGGCCAGGCATGGGCGGCCGCTGGCGGTGGCGGCGGTGGTGGCGGCGGCGGTGGCGGCGGCGGTGGCGGCGGCGGTGGTGGTGGTGGCGGCGGCGGCGGCGGTTCGGCAACGACAGATTGCTCCGGCCGCAACACTCCTCATGAATGCGGGTGCGTGATCACGCCGCTTAGCGCTGGTTGCACAAACGCTCCGGCGTCGTCGAACACCACACAGATATGCGTTAACATCGGGTGGGACGTTTACTATTACATAGACAATTCGGACGCAAACAATCCCCGGCTGGTGCGCTATGTGGTGGACCGCAACGCGGCCAGTTCAAACAAAAAGGAAGTGATCGCCAACTATGTGGAAGATTTCCAGGTGGTATTTGGCGAGGACACGGACGGCGACGGCATAATAGCGGCGGGCGAATGGGGAAACAGCGCTACGGATCCTTCTAAAGTGCGCATGGTCAGGGTCAGCGTGATGCTTGTCTCGCCCAAAGCGGGGCAGAAAACGGTGACCCTTCCCGCGCTTGAAAACAGCGCCATTGTGCAACCGACCGTTTCGACTTCGCCGTACTATCCAAATGGCGCTTATCATCACCGGAGGGTCTTAAGCAGGACCATCCGGCTCCGGAACGTGGGAGGCTAGACCATGAGAAAGATCAATTCAATGACAATAGCCGGCCGCGGCCTTGGAGACAGAAGCGGAGCCATACTTGTGGCGGTGCTGCTTTTGCTTCTCATGGTGACCATATTGGGCGTGTTCTCCGCGACGCGTTCATCCATGGAGCAGAGGATTTCCGCCAACGCCAAAAGCAACACGACCGCCTTTTTTGCGGCGGAGGGGGGGCTTAACCACGCCTTTATCGTGGCCAAGTCCATGCTCGACAGCAGCATAAACACCGATGTGACGAACATAACCAGGAGGATGAGCGGAGATCCGGCTGTCTGGAGCTTTTTGCTCAATCCCACCGGCGGCGGCGCGGCGGCCACCAACTATTATTGCGAAGGGTGCGACGGCACAACCGAGAAAATGGTGAACGGCGCGTGGATCGGCGGCGGAGTGACGGTGGTAAACCGCACGTTCACCGACGGCAAGCTGGACATCACCTACACGGTGACGGCCTGGAACAACGATGAGACCGGCACGGTCCTTTCCCCGTGCCCTAATCCGACACCGCCGGGATATTCGCTGTCCGGAGGTGATTGCTCCTGGACCGCCGCCGCGAGCATGAGCACAAGCGACGCGGACGGGATAATAATAATCCGCTCGGTGGCCCAGGCCAAAGTCACCGGCACGGCGACAGTAGTGGCCGAAGCTGTGCAGCAGGCCTCCATTTCGTCCGCCGCCTCCAAGTCCGGCGGGCCGGAGGGGCTTGGAACATCGTTTGCCAACGTCGGCAAGACTTCGACGGCGACCGACACCAACGAAATAGCGGCGGGAGACCTCGCGGCGCCGCACAGTTTGTAAGGCCATATGAAACGGCTTGAATTATTCAGGAGAAACGGCGATGAGCAGGCGTGAAGGCGTAATGGGCGGCTGGCGGACTTTTGGGTCTGCGCTGGTGTTCATGGCGGCGTTGGCGGCGATGGGGCCTTCCCAAAGCGCATTCGGGCAATCGCTGCCCACAGGGTGCGTGGCGGGCGGAGCCACGTCCGTTTCCACAGGGGCGTTCAACGCCACCAACTTCAACCTCACGGGAGTAGGCGTGTCCGGCACGGGGAGCCTGCAGCTTCAGACGGGAAGCGCGCGCCTGGACCCGAACAACATCATCATCCCCTTCGAGCAGGACGTTTCATCGTATTTCATATATGAGGCGGCCGGGCATATATCCTCCTTCGGATGGGTGATAAAAAGCCTGGCGGAGACGCAGCTTGTCTCCTATTGCTCCACGCACGCCTGCACCAACGCCTATGTATCGCCTTTGACCACGTCCATTGATTTCCGCGACCTGCTCAACGCGCACAACGCCTATAAGGCCTCGACGGGGCAAAACCTTATCAACTACATGTTCCCGTACATCAAGGATGACACCTCCAGCAACGGCATTTTCGACGCCTTGTATAATCCTGATACGCCGGTGATCGCCACATCCAATATTTCTTTTACAAGCACCCTTGGAAGCCAGGCCTCCACAGAGGCGCAATATAAATACGACTCCGCCACGCAGAAGGGGGGATTCGACGTCAATAACGACGGCTCGCTGACCCCTTATGACACCAAAAAATACATGGGGCATTTCGCCGGCGGCACGGAGATCGTCTATTTTCTGAACGACAACCGGTGGTGGGGAAGCACCTGGTATTCGAAATACCAGTGGAACCAGTATAACCCCACCGCGTCGCCGTACACCAAACAGGCGGAAAAATTCTCCCCTTCGGCCACCGGTGGCAACAACTGTGCCTGCAACAGCGGTTGCGGCGTGGGCACCACTTATTACAAAGGGACTTTCCTGCCCACGTCCACATCCGCCACCGATCAGATGACCCTGGCGTTCCGGCTGGACAAAAGCCCTCCGGAGAACAGCGCTTGCACAAACGTGCAGTGGGGCAGCGCCACCACCGCCACCCCCTGGTGGAAACAAGGCCTGATACCGGACAGCGCGGCCACAAGGCTTTCCACATACTGGGGCATCACATTCACGGGGGAGACGCCGCCGATAACATATGTGAAAGACCAGAACTTCAACCACTTTGTGGTCGTGGCGCCGCCGACCCAGGCGTTCCGCTGGATCATGGGGGTGGAGGACTGGCACGGGACGGAAACAAGCAACGACTATGACTTCAACGACGTGGTGTTCCTTATGGAACGCAAGACAGGCGGCATGGCCCAGCTTACTTCCGCCCAGGCTTTAAGCCCGGCGGACGCTTCGGCGTACATCACGTCGGTCACTTTCGGCGTGCATGACAAGATGCCAACATGCAGCGGCAAGGCCTCATCCATCCGCTATTACATCTCGATAGACAACGGCGGGGCATGGGTGGAAGCGAAGGACTGGGACATCATAAGGACCCCGGGCAAGAGCGGAACATCCGTGACGGGATGGGTTTTCGGCACGCCTGAGGAGACGTTCCGCCAGTCAACCATCAATTTCTCCGAGCTTGGCATGACCGGCAGGCAGCTTATATGGAAGGCCGAATTCGTGTCGCAGGACGACGCGTGCCAGCCGGAGGTGATAGACATGGAGATGTCCTACAACGCGGCGAAGAACCAGACCTTCTCCCGCTCGGCGGCCACGCCTCTTGGCAACGTCATGTACACCGCCAGTTTCGAGACTCCGGCGGCCACATGGACGGACAAGGATTTAAGGGGGCATTTAATATCCGAACGCATCTATG contains:
- a CDS encoding prepilin-type N-terminal cleavage/methylation domain-containing protein → MPHATCYKLLGGGLRRRVQAPLKGKSGLTLIEILISIVILAVGILGVTAMQTASMGGELLSRNLDSCVNTVSDALDRIQVNAENISEYKTGGALVIDPQNPSPPSGTTALNDYNAIMAKMADVTSGGMQMQKAKLTITFQSDFPLAGVDSVTASMTWDRKGKTETCQVTNLVYKP
- a CDS encoding HDOD domain-containing protein yields the protein MLEQTSLAKEKRRILIQRIKDIPTLPSSIHKIIQLADDSSSTPTALAEAISKDPSISSLILRLVNSAFYGHYRQISSISRAVVILGYKTVKTMALGVSIFQGTSARGRQVFNRKDFWTHSLGVATFTKKLAVRFGGVAGVDGETLFLSGLLHDIGKVAFDNYFNEEFAEAAAEAQKNGEWIGIPELKYLGMDHSEAGYYLARTWNFPPQVISGVRFHHSVAECPKEDGMDKAAAVVSIADYVCRKLKIGSGGDNVEAPLFIEALNLCGITPGDVEALAVDAGLLADKEMIESFVSAK
- the dnaN gene encoding DNA polymerase III subunit beta, with protein sequence MEFTIGRDEFYKSLQRAQGFVSPKGPMPILANVFLEASDSAITLFASNLDIGLKGSYDAKVSKPGKVTVQAKKLHDIVRTLPPEEILVKVDEDERLRVICGKSKFNLATIDPDQFPSFPEYDEKTLIGLDSEMVREMISKTSYAISHDETRLTLNGAFLEVAPSRARMVATDGHRLAFVERDGAFKVSEPVKVIIARKAVGELQKLVSEDDEPLQFVQRENHVIFKKGRQTMVVRLIEGAFPNYEQVIPKGSARQATITTASFTDCLKRVATMADEKSHMIRMGFGEGKVEMSSEGGELGEARDEVEAEFAGESVEIGLNAEYIIEMLGAMGADKVALKMQDALSPLMAVVPEDSGLISIVMPMRL
- a CDS encoding sigma-54-dependent Fis family transcriptional regulator, with product MDNQKIRLLVVDDEDAFRDLLVRRFDHSEFEVAGCPSGEAALTLAKTRRFDVGVLDIRMPGISGIELLREIKTLQPEFEAIILTGQATIDSAIEAMKLGAYDYLAKPCKLLELEMILRKAYEKKMLSEQNIRLRAEVKRRMAERQLVGSSKVMANLRGQIAKLAPLSDPILIVGEVGSGKEITAMTIHSQSPRKDSPFVTLNCGVIPEGMLEVELFGHEPDAFIGSSRVRKRGLIEMAEGGALFLDEVEQLSPAMQVKILHFLDTGEFRRLGGFDDIPSDTRLFLATSDNLMSQSKRSKLREDLYYKISTFSINVPPLRERKDDIPELADYIMSTTRIGAGPAKKLSKKALESLMDYNWPGNVRELANVLERAMSLTQKNVIQMKDLPLSFEKKSKTNKNRHLLSLPEIEREHILFVLDAVNGNISKASKILGISRPKLYRKMEKYRSSPNV
- a CDS encoding GAF domain-containing protein, whose product is MTGEMEELKTQIDDLAKERDIYAKALAESNAAFREKVNEFSIIRRIGDAMRWNFDKKQVCQSIVDVIIEETSAENCSLWLVDTARSCIKLAAARGQRDMKARFFPPEDPNTNQIALGEGVSGWVAKNGKPMLIKDVAESNQFIEMGAKAPSIKSLLCIPITGGDETVGVINLSHPDIGMFSKENERVLALITNHAAIAFANLFLFEKIQSFNEELERTVEERTRSLSFSESKYRTFMENAGDAILVVDKAGGKIIEVNSRACEYTGMSREEMTGRDINSILGGGHRNMYDNIVTAGFGRMEGVPMITSGGYEVFSDITVNVMSTQGGEFVHLVIRDITHKLKLEAKLKEYNESLEEMVRRRTEELEKAQQELLHASKMAAIGELASGVAHEINNPLAVISGYAEDLRDRIKSKGLEIVGHDGIMSVMAMITTQAERCLEITRSLLNFSRRQELYLSAVDLNYAIRVTQGMAMHRASDKRIEMDNFMDPHLPQVVTDLNMLEQILLNIFNNAVDAIDGDGKIFTRVTARDGSVLIEVEDTGQGIKNDNLPKIFDPFFTTKPVGKGTGLGLSISHHLAESLKGKITVESEPGRGARFTLTIPVGIENKPTQ
- a CDS encoding YwiC-like family protein, which produces MPKEHGIWVLILAPLLAGSLSVHADDGFKLMAALLLSAAVVSGMMIVEPFKMVFAPLSAQARDRGLAWLVIYSICAVIFFSPLLILYGRWGLFIFAAAGAALGGLKMWAGASRIQRELWVELTGVAGLTLTAPAASYTQTGQITPASVIVYLLCLIWFFDRVMTARKTLLGIRSGASFGSAAEKTAWFKKELMIHMACLGIAAVIVAASLGVAPWTAFPPFLLASAKFRLDMKNTSPPPGPMQVGYSEMRLSSAFTLLLSAAFYWG
- a CDS encoding gamma-glutamyl-gamma-aminobutyrate hydrolase family protein gives rise to the protein MSKSASPLIGITVDTNYGSEDREIQSGLNPRGQSVFWLKKSYTDAVEKSGGVPVLIPVVATPAIMDRYLEIIDGLIISGGEFDIDPKLYGERKIPLCGALKPDRTLMEMRLLKKGLKMKMPVLGVCGGHQVINVAFGGSLYQDIPSQAGGPVKHEQKPVPSTQASHDVEIAEGTLLAAVIGARKIKVNSTHHQGIKKLGRGLCASGKAIDGLVEAVERKGDKGPFLLGTQWHPEQLYNKDQASRKIFKKFMEACVVFNSLKTKIKR